The genomic interval GCTGCTTCACTTTCGGAAACCGCTTTTTGTGGGCGACCTCAGCAGGttggggagcagagggcagcaggCGAGGCTCAGACACCCAGCGCCGCTTCACCCAGCTTTAcctccaggaaaaaatatatatatatataaaaaaataataataatttcctttttctgcccctgcacctggctctgctgctccctggggactGCTGGTGATGGCGCTGACAACGGTTTACACCGACCTGGAGTTGCCACCGGGTCCCAGAGGCATCCCACAGCTCCCAAAGCCTCCCGGTGAGTGGATTTGCTTCGtacccatgggtgctggggtcCCTCTGGGCTTTGGGCCTATTTTTTTTAGGGGAGGTGGGCTGGACACCCTACAAACGGTGCTGGTGCTGTCCCTGGTGCCACCCCGGAGCTGCTGGGCCCTAGAATGGGGCGGGGGAAACACAGGAAgaataaattttttatttttttttttctggcccaAATCCTCATTTTCCTCGAGGATGTTTGCTCTCCACCTCCGCTAcggggcagagcagctgcacGAGCAGATTTCTTTCCCCAAATCTCTCAGAAATGAGGAGGGTAGTGTGTTACAAGGAGATTATCCCCGAGGACACCGCTACCTGCAGAGCTTTTGCACGCTCCCCTTTCTCACCTCGCTCGAGGGCTTCTGCAAGCGGGCTGCAACCGAGCAGCAATTGTGGCTTTGAGCACCCCAAGGCTTCATTTTGGGCCCTTCCCTTGAGCCAGGacccccccaagccccctcccaggtgcagcacggggtgcagaggagctgagctgctgttcATCACCTCGGCCAAGCGAGGGAGGCAGCTTGTGGGtgtatttttttgcttctcagCTCCCCTCCAAGCCACCTTGCAGGATGCAGGGcgagggggggaggggggacagACGTGTCTGTCCCCATGACGTGGACACCAAATCGAAAGGTGATAAAACAGGGCAGGGACGGTGATGATGTGGTTTTCGTTCCCAGCATGTGTCCCGTTGCAGGACGCTGGTGGTACTGGGTGATACTGGGAGCTGGATTGCTTGGGGCCACCTTCTTGGCAAACATCGTGCTGAGGCTACTGCAGCGACACGGTGAGTGGCGGggtgtcggggggggggggggaacaaatcaaatcccccccaaaaaagccatGGCATCTCTGTATTGCACCTGTATTTGGAGAACATCTCCTGGACCCACCAGgctgtttttattgtttgttttttttctgggtttgaTGCCTGTGCTGCCACAAATCCCTGCTCCCTCTGGCAGCACCTTGCTCCATCCTACGCCGAGGGTGGCTCCGCACAAGGGTTTCACCCCACTGCTTGCATCCTGGGGTCAAACCCATCCCGCCCCCCCAATTTCAGATGGAAACAGcctcaatcccactgtctcaTGCTCCTGGGAATCCTGCCTGGGCAAGGACACCCCCAGCTCCAACTGCTCCCTGAACTACTTCCAGCTGGAGCTCAGAAAGCGGCTGTGCGAGGCCGAGAGCCACCAGGCACCAGGTAGCCCATGCTGTTACAGGGGTGTTGGCTTGCTTTGGGCCCCTCCACGCAGAAAACGGGGCCCGACAGCGAGGGAAAGCCCCCTTGGactccccatcctgctgctttccctccaTGTTGTCACCTTTATCCTTCCCCTCTCCATGCACCCCTCTTTGTCCCTTCAACCTCTGCTCCTATCCCTCCAACCCCAGCTTTCCCCCCAGTTCTCATAAAgttttttcccctaaaacaaaacaaaacaaaacaaggggtTGAGAAAAGCTTGGGAGGGTCCTGGGGAGGGGTCTCCCAGCTTCGCCCCTTACCCAGCTCATGTCCCCAACCCCTGCCCAGGTGCCgagggctgctggctctgccctgcGGGCTGGCAGCCCTTCGCCACCAAATGCTACTGGGTTTCTGCAAAAACCCTGCCCTGGGAAGAGGCAGGACGTGACTGCAAGGacaggagggcagagctggtggTGCTGAAGAGCGTGGAGGAGAAGGTAAAGGACCAAAGAGAAGCATCACGACCCCAATCggattttttttgcagctgatgctGCCTGCCCAAGTTGCAGAGACAATCGGAtgtcagggaaaaataaataataataaagaagggggaatagtaatgataaaataatacaataataagagaagggggagaaaagagggaTGGAGGGGGGTAAAAattggagaaggggaagaaaaggaggtgaagggggggggaaagagggagggggaagaaaagggagagaaggggggaagaaaaaggggagaaaaagaggatAAGGTGGATAAGGGGGAGATGGTGGGAAAAAGAGGTagagtgggggaaaaaagggtggggggggaaatggggagaagaagaaaacgggggagaaggggggaaaaggaagagaaagggggGGAAACACAGGGAGATGGGgtctgcttcctcctcccctaGGACTTCACTGGGGCCATGAGCAAAGAAATACCAGGGAGCTGGACGGGGCTCAGCACCATCCCAACTCAGGGCAAGGAGTGGACGTGGATGGATGGATCCCCTTTGCAGGATGATTCGTGAGTTGTTCCCAAGCCCTGTGCAAAAACCCCATCCCGGAGAAATTTCGGTTGCTCACCCGCTTCCTTGACAACAAACTCCCCCCAAAATCCTTCCTGAGCTGGTGGGGAGCAAATGAAATTTGGACAATGTgggcccgcagcccccagcttttcagacaggagaggaagaagtaatcaaagcatttttcctgAGTATTTTCGCTGCAATTTCAGGCAGGGAAATTTCAACTGGTTAAAAAGGAGATGCCCCAATCCAGGATATTTTGCAGCTGGGGTCCTTCTGTAGCCAGAGTGACTCCgatatccaaaaaaaaaaatagagcttttGGGatagataaatatttattagaCAAAGCAGGGGGTGTATGGGGAGGAGAAAcgactgttttttttttgtggggcaGAAGTTGGAAAATTGCTTTCTATGCAGAAACAGGAGACAAATGGGGTGGTACGCTCCAAGCTGAATGACTAACACattttaaggtgttttttttttggggggggggaacgtatgaagagatgaaatgttgctgctggaagcagcatCCAAGCGCTTCCTGTTGTGTTGACTAAAATCTTGCTTACGGtgctccccaggctgcaggTGATGGGGGAAAGGAGGGCAAACACCTGTGCGGCGATATCGAAGGGGCAGCTCCGCTCCCACTCGTGCAGCGCGCCATTGCATTGGATATGCCAGAAAGAGGCCACTAAGATTTAAGCACAGCTTCAACTGAGGGAGCCACGACAAGGCACAAACAGGATGGGACACGGCACCGGGATGCCAAAAAGCAGCTCCAGAGCTTCAAGGCTGGTGgcttctcccagctctgcttcgTTCCTCcgctttccctttctcctcctacCTTTTAAATCCCCAAACAAGGGCATCAAGCCCTCAAGCTTTGGAGTGCTggacaaatgtttttttccaagccttTTGGATATTCCCAAGTCTCTCTGCAACTGCTTCAAAGACACGAGTGGTTGAAGGACCCTTTGGTCCCAGAGCTCCACGCTGTTGTTTTGAGGAGTTTCTACTTCTGCAAgctgaagttaaaataaattaagatatttctttaaataaggcACCGTCAGGAACCCTACACAAGGGGGTTTAATGGTAACATCTTTCTCTTCGTCATCTTCACGGCGTAAATTCGGAGGCGACTCCAGGATgcaggaggatgctgcaggggggcagctcAGGGCTCTCctccaactatgctcccccagtcatggacatCGATAGTAATAGCATGGGCGTTgatagtaatagacttaaaggattgtttgttaccttttctgattgtacatatgtatagcTGTACTCGGGTTTGGTATGGAAAAGCGATGTTCTGTATATCTAGAAAGTTTGATGTTCTTGTGTAcatgttggtagagcatagactccgcatgcacccagcgctgttttcttgcctttataaatattattaaattcagattgagttgagacttcatttataacaatggCAAAGTTTTCCAAATTCTGGCAAGTGTTttacaaacaatcctttaagtttattactattaatgtgcatgactgggggagcatagtaggagttggtaatcctggttgaagtgctcccatacCTTCCATGACTTCATTAAATTCTCTCAGATAATGTAACactcttcattttccattccttttcttgattacaagaAGGCCTGCGATGGCAGTAGCTGAAAGACGGTGACAAGAAAGTCACCAACCTTCATCCCTACGACCCACAGCAACCACCACTAGGAGACACTGTGCAAGCGCAGATTCGGGGAGCATATCGAAATGACTTCttgaactaattttaatatgaagcagGAACAGGTCATGTATACGTATAGGCTCATTGTGAAACGTCATGCGTATATAGCTCCTTACTGCTTATAACCATGGCAAGTTGCCGTGTCACTTGCGAAAGACTTTGGTGGTACTAGCCCCGTTCTGCCCAGTCCTAAATAAACATCCCTACTTTACAATCTCACTGATTGTGGAGTTTTCCGCAATTCACAGCACCACGCTGGGTTCGGTCAcaccctttccccccccccctctgggatgggggagagcatcagaaaaaaaaatgaagcctgtgggttgagatagacatggtttattaggacagaaaagaaaggaaaagaataataataatggcaATGGTACTACTACTGAAATCtttaacaaatgaaagaaaaatttggGAAACCTGCCCTGGCTggctgccccttccctcccaaTTTCAGTCCCTAGCCAAGCATTGCTTGCTCAGCCAGCCCCAAATTTTGCTGCTCAGATGTGGATTTACCCTAAGAGCAGTATTTTGAGTCCTGGTGTGTTTTGTCTTCTTGATTGCACAGAGATTTAATGAGTCGGGGGGAAGCACAGCCGCACGGATCATATGGTCCTGTGTGTCAGCTGTTGCCTTTAACGAATCCCTGCCATGACTGCACAGATGAACACACTCATGTTatgtatggaaaagagagaaagagagagagagacagagagagagagagagacagagagagagagagagagagagagagagagagagagagaaagaaagaaagaaagaaagaaagaaagaaagaaagaaagaaagaaagaaagaaagaaagaaagaaagaaagaaagaaagaaagaaagaaagaaagaaagaaagaaagaaactcaaATCACTCTAAAGCTTGCTGTTTGGAGTTCTCTTAATGATGTTATCCTGGTGctaaaagaggaagaggagcaaaTCTCCATTACTTTTGTTGAAGAAACCCCATTCACGGGACGATTTTTAACACCCCTCAGGAAcgggggcagaggcaggggaggaATAATGGCAAAAGCTCTggatgctgcatttttttctcagctgggCTGATGAATCTTCCCTGCAAAGAGAGGGGTGCAGAAATGTGGCTTCAACTTCGCTCTTCTTGAGGCAGAACTCATGTTTTTGAGGCTCTTTGAGGACTGGTTGGCTGCAGGATGCAGATCCTTTAGGATGCATATTCTTTAGGGTGCATATCCAAAtagtcttttttcccctcaaaacagaattagctttctttttttttcttttttttcttttttttttttttttctttttttttttttttctttgaggttGGAGAGGGCAAGGGGGAGACAGGGCAAGGACAACTCCTAGTTGATCAAGGTGGTTTCTCATGGTGTCAAAAGTCAATCTTAGCTCCGGCTTGCTGtagcaacaggaaaaagaaacaacagaagacACAAcagttctctgttttcttttttttttttttttctttttttttactttttttttt from Anas acuta chromosome 31, bAnaAcu1.1, whole genome shotgun sequence carries:
- the LOC137846259 gene encoding uncharacterized protein isoform X1, producing the protein MALTTVYTDLELPPGPRGIPQLPKPPGRWWYWVILGAGLLGATFLANIVLRLLQRHVSDGNSLNPTVSCSWESCLGKDTPSSNCSLNYFQLELRKRLCEAESHQAPGAEGCWLCPAGWQPFATKCYWVSAKTLPWEEAGRDCKDRRAELVVLKSVEEKDFTGAMSKEIPGSWTGLSTIPTQGKEWTWMDGSPLQDDSSYHMPTVARSPSETECAEPRGAAGAAGDAQCTGFSENADTSKCSAEQERGWGKEQDGGVRDFLPAALLLPLEWLRRPRGLQAVPPVLAAFWGPVLPSFQINWDLDGRQKRLRKSGVPSGRAPKHHRYGALK
- the LOC137846259 gene encoding uncharacterized protein isoform X2; amino-acid sequence: MALTTVYTDLELPPGPRGIPQLPKPPGRWWYWVILGAGLLGATFLANIVLRLLQRHDGNSLNPTVSCSWESCLGKDTPSSNCSLNYFQLELRKRLCEAESHQAPGAEGCWLCPAGWQPFATKCYWVSAKTLPWEEAGRDCKDRRAELVVLKSVEEKDFTGAMSKEIPGSWTGLSTIPTQGKEWTWMDGSPLQDDSSYHMPTVARSPSETECAEPRGAAGAAGDAQCTGFSENADTSKCSAEQERGWGKEQDGGVRDFLPAALLLPLEWLRRPRGLQAVPPVLAAFWGPVLPSFQINWDLDGRQKRLRKSGVPSGRAPKHHRYGALK